One window of Akkermansia biwaensis genomic DNA carries:
- a CDS encoding site-specific integrase gives MRSTFKVLFYVKKGSEKTNGNLPLMCRLTVDGEIKQFSCKMDVPLRLWDVKNNRASGKSVEAQRINIAVDKIRVEVNRRYQELMQTDGYVTAAKLKDAYLGIGVKQETLLKLFEQHNTEFSKKVGHSRAKGTFQRYVTVCKHIREFLSHTYKREDIPLKELNLTFINDFEYFLRTEKKCRTNTIWGYMIVLKHIISIARNDGRLPFNPFAGYINSPESVDRGYITNEEIHTMMNTDMPDKTHELVRDLFIFSTFTGLAYSDVKNLTEDNLQTFFDGNLWIITRRKKTNTESNIRLLDVPRKIIEKYKGMTRDNKVFPMPSNTTCNKKLKTIAELCGIKSRLTYHVARHSAATTVLLSNGVPIETVSRLLGHTNIKTTQIYAKITAQKISQDMETLSHRLEDMEKNICNAIQ, from the coding sequence ATGAGAAGTACTTTTAAGGTCTTGTTCTATGTAAAGAAAGGCAGTGAGAAAACCAACGGCAACCTGCCTTTAATGTGCCGCCTTACGGTGGACGGAGAGATTAAACAATTCAGTTGCAAGATGGATGTTCCCTTGCGGCTGTGGGATGTGAAGAACAACCGTGCTTCGGGCAAAAGTGTCGAAGCGCAGCGAATCAACATTGCCGTTGATAAAATCCGAGTAGAAGTAAACCGTCGCTATCAGGAACTGATGCAGACGGACGGATATGTTACTGCCGCCAAACTCAAGGATGCCTATCTCGGTATCGGTGTCAAGCAGGAAACCCTGCTAAAACTCTTCGAGCAACACAACACCGAGTTTTCCAAGAAAGTGGGACACAGCAGAGCAAAGGGAACGTTCCAGCGTTATGTGACCGTTTGTAAGCACATCCGTGAGTTCCTGTCCCATACCTACAAGCGTGAGGATATTCCGCTGAAAGAATTGAACCTCACATTCATCAACGACTTCGAGTATTTTTTGCGCACGGAGAAGAAATGCCGTACCAATACCATTTGGGGCTACATGATTGTGCTGAAACACATTATCTCCATAGCAAGGAATGACGGTCGTTTGCCGTTCAATCCATTTGCAGGATATATCAATTCGCCCGAAAGCGTGGACAGGGGATATATCACAAATGAGGAGATACACACGATGATGAACACCGATATGCCCGACAAGACACACGAGCTTGTCCGCGACCTGTTCATCTTTTCCACGTTCACAGGGTTGGCGTATTCCGATGTCAAGAACCTCACGGAAGACAACCTGCAAACATTCTTTGACGGCAATCTATGGATTATCACCCGAAGAAAGAAAACCAACACGGAATCCAATATCAGACTGTTGGATGTTCCCCGAAAGATAATAGAGAAGTACAAAGGCATGACAAGGGACAACAAGGTATTCCCCATGCCGAGCAACACGACTTGCAACAAGAAGTTGAAAACTATTGCCGAGTTGTGCGGTATAAAATCCCGTTTGACCTATCATGTCGCAAGACATTCGGCAGCGACTACAGTCCTATTATCCAACGGAGTACCGATTGAAACCGTCAGCCGACTTTTGGGACATACCAACATAAAGACGACCCAAATCTACGCAAAGATAACCGCCCAAAAGATTAGTCAGGACATGGAAACCCTGTCGCACAGGCTGGAGGATATGGAAAAGAACATTTGCAACGCCATTCAATAA
- a CDS encoding primase-helicase family protein, with the protein MSANKQQDSHRPPSDDGMAKEEFIRVGTTLYKIVEQPKLNGGYIRKRIAWNNETLRQDYGKDYIGSVPKYDGFCTVPKHIGYRPVVGKFLNLYEPIDHVPRQGDFPSIRSLVEHIFGEQYELGMDYLQLLYLQPIQKLPILLLVSEERNTGKSTFLNFLKALFQNNVTFNTNEDFRSQFNSDWAGKLLIVVDEVLLNRREDSERLKNLSTTLSYKMEAKGKDRDEIAFFAKFVLCSNNEYLPVIIDAGETRYWVRKIDRLQSDDTDFLQRLKAEIPAFLHFLQHRQLSTEKESRMWFAPSLLHTEALRKIIRSNRNRLEIEMHELILDIMDSIGTDTFSFCYNDILLLLVHSQVKVEKHQVRKVLQECWKLTPASNGLTYTSYQLDYNRECRYEPVKRVGRFYTVTREQLESL; encoded by the coding sequence ATGTCAGCTAACAAACAACAAGACAGCCACCGACCGCCATCGGATGACGGCATGGCAAAGGAAGAATTCATCCGAGTGGGGACAACGCTTTACAAGATTGTGGAGCAACCCAAACTGAACGGAGGGTATATAAGGAAACGCATAGCGTGGAACAACGAGACCCTGCGTCAAGACTACGGCAAGGACTACATCGGCAGCGTTCCCAAGTATGACGGCTTTTGTACCGTACCCAAACACATCGGCTACCGCCCTGTGGTCGGCAAGTTCCTTAATCTCTATGAGCCGATAGACCATGTACCCCGACAGGGTGATTTTCCCTCTATCCGTTCGTTGGTGGAGCACATCTTCGGGGAGCAATACGAGTTGGGGATGGACTATCTGCAACTGCTTTACCTGCAACCTATCCAAAAACTGCCTATCCTGTTGTTGGTATCGGAAGAACGCAATACAGGCAAAAGCACGTTCCTGAACTTTCTGAAAGCCCTGTTTCAGAACAACGTGACATTCAACACCAACGAGGACTTCCGCAGCCAATTCAATTCCGATTGGGCTGGAAAGCTCCTTATCGTGGTGGATGAGGTGCTGCTCAACCGCAGAGAGGACAGCGAACGGTTGAAGAACCTGAGTACTACATTATCCTACAAGATGGAAGCCAAAGGGAAAGACCGTGATGAGATAGCGTTCTTCGCCAAGTTCGTATTATGTTCCAATAACGAGTATCTGCCCGTAATCATAGACGCAGGGGAGACACGCTATTGGGTGCGGAAGATAGACCGCTTGCAGTCGGACGATACCGACTTCCTGCAAAGGCTGAAAGCGGAGATACCCGCCTTTCTCCATTTCCTGCAACACAGGCAGCTTTCCACCGAAAAGGAAAGCCGAATGTGGTTCGCTCCGTCATTGTTACATACAGAAGCCTTGCGGAAGATAATCCGCAGCAACCGCAACCGATTGGAGATAGAGATGCACGAGCTTATACTTGACATTATGGACAGTATCGGCACGGACACATTCTCGTTCTGCTACAACGACATTCTTCTTTTGCTGGTACATTCGCAGGTAAAGGTGGAGAAACACCAAGTCAGGAAAGTATTGCAGGAGTGCTGGAAACTTACCCCTGCATCCAACGGACTGACCTATACCTCCTACCAATTGGACTATAATCGGGAATGTCGGTATGAGCCTGTTAAAAGGGTCGGGCGGTTTTATACCGTCACAAGAGAACAACTCGAATCCCTGTAA
- a CDS encoding toprim domain-containing protein, with protein sequence MTTQEAKNIRIADYLQSLGYTPVKQQGNSLWYKSPLREERDASFKVNTELNRWYDFGLGKGGNIIALAAELYHTENVACLLKRIEERTPYIRPASFSFSAQQSDNRTYRGLRVGELSSPALIAYLQERGINIELAKRECMELRFMNADKPYFAIGFPNMAGGYEVRNRYFKGCVAPKDITHIRQQGEPRNVCYLFEGFMDYLSFLTIRVKNNPQYPRLTTQDYIVLNSVSNLTKAESILATYTRIGCYLDNDTAGRNAYDNLKRMLGDRLQDMSIHYAGYNDLNEYLCNRQSANQTEPTKQVQSARRMIQPPKKRRLKM encoded by the coding sequence ATGACTACACAAGAAGCAAAGAACATACGCATTGCGGACTATCTGCAAAGTCTGGGCTATACGCCCGTCAAACAACAGGGCAACAGCCTTTGGTACAAATCACCGCTGAGAGAGGAAAGGGACGCATCTTTCAAGGTGAACACCGAACTCAACAGGTGGTATGATTTCGGACTTGGCAAAGGCGGCAACATCATCGCATTGGCTGCGGAACTCTACCATACGGAAAATGTAGCCTGTCTGTTGAAGCGCATAGAGGAACGGACACCATACATCCGTCCTGCATCGTTCTCTTTTAGTGCGCAACAATCCGACAACCGCACTTATCGGGGTTTAAGGGTTGGCGAGTTATCTTCCCCTGCGCTCATCGCCTATCTGCAAGAAAGGGGAATAAACATCGAACTCGCCAAAAGAGAATGCATGGAACTTCGGTTTATGAATGCCGACAAACCCTATTTTGCCATCGGCTTTCCGAATATGGCAGGAGGATATGAAGTGCGCAACAGATATTTCAAGGGGTGTGTCGCCCCGAAAGACATCACCCATATCCGACAACAGGGCGAACCGAGAAATGTGTGTTATCTGTTCGAGGGCTTCATGGATTACCTCTCGTTCCTCACCATTAGAGTGAAGAACAATCCGCAATATCCACGATTGACAACGCAGGACTATATCGTACTGAACTCCGTTTCCAATCTCACGAAAGCGGAAAGCATATTGGCGACCTACACCCGAATCGGCTGCTACCTTGACAATGACACGGCAGGACGGAACGCATACGACAACTTGAAACGGATGTTGGGCGACCGCTTGCAGGATATGTCGATACACTATGCAGGGTACAACGACTTGAACGAGTATCTGTGCAACAGACAATCAGCTAATCAGACAGAGCCGACAAAGCAAGTCCAATCCGCAAGACGGATGATACAGCCACCGAAAAAGCGAAGGCTGAAAATGTAG
- the mobV gene encoding MobV family relaxase, translated as MGFVVLHMEKAHGSDSGTTAHIERFIIPKNADPTRTHLNRKLVTYPNGIKDRSAAIQKRLEEAGLTRKIGNNQVRAIRINVSGTHEDMERIEREGRLDEWCTDNMKYFADLFGKENIVAAHLHMDEETPHIHVTLVPIVKGERKRRKREEQAKKRYRKKPADTVRLCADDIMTRLNLKSYQDSYAVAMAKYGLQRGIDGSKACHKSTQQYYRDIQKLTDNLKSEVVDLQDQKETAQEELRRARKEVQTEKLKGAATTAVTNIAESVGSLFGSNKVKTLERENTALHREIADHEETIETLQDRIQTMQADHSREIREMQQRHGREIADKDTRHKQEISFLKTVIARAAAWFPYFREMLRIENLCRLVGFDERQTATLVKGKPLEYAGELYSEEHGRKFTTEKAGFQVVKDPTDGTRLVLAIDRKPIAEWFKEQFNKLRQSIHRPIQPQRKGRGI; from the coding sequence ATGGGATTCGTAGTATTACACATGGAAAAGGCGCACGGTTCCGACAGCGGAACAACCGCCCATATAGAGCGTTTCATAATACCGAAGAACGCAGACCCGACCCGCACGCACCTTAACCGAAAACTTGTCACATACCCCAATGGGATAAAAGACCGCTCGGCAGCCATTCAAAAGAGATTGGAGGAAGCAGGGCTTACACGCAAAATCGGGAACAACCAAGTTCGTGCAATCCGCATCAACGTATCGGGAACGCATGAAGATATGGAGCGTATCGAAAGGGAGGGCAGACTTGATGAATGGTGTACCGACAATATGAAATACTTTGCCGACCTGTTCGGCAAGGAGAATATAGTGGCAGCGCATCTGCACATGGACGAGGAAACGCCACACATACACGTTACACTCGTCCCGATTGTCAAGGGAGAGCGCAAGCGCAGGAAACGTGAGGAACAGGCGAAGAAACGCTACCGCAAGAAACCAGCCGATACGGTAAGGCTATGTGCCGATGACATCATGACACGCTTGAATCTGAAATCCTACCAAGACAGTTATGCTGTTGCTATGGCAAAGTACGGTCTGCAACGTGGCATAGACGGTTCTAAGGCTTGTCACAAGTCCACGCAGCAGTATTATCGGGACATACAGAAACTTACTGACAACTTGAAATCGGAAGTGGTGGATTTACAGGATCAGAAAGAAACGGCACAGGAAGAACTCAGACGAGCCAGGAAAGAAGTCCAGACAGAAAAACTGAAAGGCGCAGCCACAACAGCAGTGACCAACATTGCTGAAAGTGTCGGTTCTCTTTTCGGTAGTAACAAGGTCAAGACATTGGAAAGGGAAAACACCGCCCTGCATAGGGAGATAGCCGACCACGAAGAAACCATAGAAACCCTGCAAGATAGAATACAGACCATGCAGGCAGACCACAGCAGAGAGATACGGGAAATGCAGCAGAGGCACGGCAGGGAGATAGCAGACAAAGACACAAGGCACAAGCAGGAAATATCGTTCCTGAAAACGGTAATCGCAAGAGCGGCGGCATGGTTTCCCTATTTCCGTGAAATGCTCCGTATCGAAAACCTCTGCCGACTTGTGGGATTCGATGAAAGGCAGACCGCAACGCTCGTCAAGGGAAAGCCGTTGGAGTATGCAGGGGAACTTTATTCAGAGGAACACGGACGGAAATTCACGACCGAAAAGGCAGGGTTTCAAGTCGTGAAAGACCCCACGGACGGGACGAGACTGGTTCTTGCCATTGACCGAAAGCCCATTGCCGAGTGGTTCAAAGAGCAATTCAACAAGCTACGGCAAAGCATACACCGACCTATACAGCCACAAAGGAAAGGCAGGGGAATTTAA
- a CDS encoding DNA adenine methylase, translating to MAKNKLVVPFLKWVGGKRQLIPEIRKMLPKGVANRPYYEPFIGGGALFFELQPKQAVINDYNEELINVYTVIRDNPNELIEDLKKHKNTSEYFYEIRSMDRQPLFKNLTTIERASRIIYLNKTCYNGLYRVNNAGEFNSPFGKYKNPNIVNEPVIKAVSKYLSSNRIQISNGDYEVILRDIPTNSFVYLDPPYHPISESSNFTGYVQGGWSERDQLRLRDVCNRLNSNGIKFLLSNSASNFIKEIYAEYNIHVVQASRAINSDSSKRGQVDEFLISNYE from the coding sequence ATGGCTAAGAATAAACTTGTAGTTCCTTTTTTGAAATGGGTTGGAGGAAAAAGACAACTTATTCCAGAAATTAGAAAGATGTTACCCAAAGGGGTAGCGAATCGTCCCTACTATGAGCCATTCATCGGAGGCGGAGCTTTATTTTTTGAACTCCAGCCAAAACAAGCTGTTATAAATGATTATAACGAAGAGTTGATCAATGTTTATACGGTTATAAGGGACAATCCCAATGAACTTATTGAGGATTTAAAGAAACATAAAAATACGTCAGAGTATTTTTATGAAATTCGATCTATGGATAGGCAACCTCTTTTTAAAAATCTTACCACTATCGAGCGAGCATCGCGGATTATATATCTCAATAAAACTTGCTATAATGGATTATATCGGGTTAATAATGCCGGGGAATTTAATTCTCCATTTGGGAAATATAAAAATCCAAATATTGTCAATGAGCCTGTGATTAAGGCGGTAAGTAAATATTTAAGTTCTAATCGGATTCAAATATCAAATGGTGATTATGAGGTGATTTTGAGAGATATACCAACAAACTCATTTGTGTATTTAGATCCTCCGTATCATCCTATTTCAGAGAGTTCTAATTTTACAGGATACGTGCAGGGTGGATGGAGTGAGAGGGATCAGCTTAGGCTAAGAGATGTTTGTAATAGATTAAATAGCAATGGTATAAAATTTCTCCTATCAAATTCTGCATCTAATTTCATAAAAGAAATTTATGCGGAATACAATATTCATGTAGTACAGGCAAGTCGTGCTATAAATTCAGATTCTTCTAAAAGAGGGCAAGTTGATGAATTTTTAATTAGCAATTATGAGTAA
- a CDS encoding type II restriction enzyme produces the protein MSKSKNDIAWEKIFEKYCILDKLANNERISISSTEINQFREARLMTKFDHRSQLPKLFIDHNLSILPTSRGTYEIGKFKTFCDFNKDDIEITPIDFPTFLESIDYKDITSESIAINCAFVSKILHDFTGEGNLLPTVSGRMSSSVFDFTINSGQNILKINVDNSQIEIDGGYEGDSSLNLIEAKNYISDDFLIRQLYYPYRLWSNKIGKRVRPIFLTYSNGIFHLREYEFVTPELYNSIRLIQHKKYAVQEGGINVENIQNILDSIQVVKEPELPFPQADSFERVINLCELLKQKGFICKDDITQNYDFDHRQTDYYSNAAKYLGLVEVVRENQQIGCILTRNGSRIFNLPIIERQLEFVKLILAHTAFQNTLKLYFDKGNVPTKGEVVEIMKSAKLYNIDSEQTYKRRASTVISWINWILELIE, from the coding sequence ATGAGTAAATCCAAAAATGACATAGCATGGGAGAAAATTTTTGAGAAGTATTGCATCTTGGATAAACTTGCCAATAATGAACGTATATCAATTTCTTCAACAGAAATTAATCAGTTTAGAGAGGCTCGTTTAATGACAAAGTTTGACCATAGATCTCAACTTCCAAAATTGTTTATAGATCATAACTTATCAATATTACCTACATCCAGAGGCACATATGAAATCGGAAAATTTAAAACTTTTTGTGATTTCAATAAAGATGATATAGAGATAACTCCTATTGACTTTCCAACTTTCTTGGAAAGTATAGATTATAAAGATATTACGAGTGAATCAATAGCTATAAATTGTGCTTTTGTATCTAAGATATTGCATGATTTTACAGGAGAGGGAAATCTATTACCTACCGTCTCTGGTCGGATGAGTTCTTCAGTCTTTGATTTTACGATTAATTCAGGACAAAACATTTTAAAAATTAATGTTGACAATTCACAAATTGAAATAGACGGAGGGTATGAAGGAGATAGTTCTTTAAATTTGATTGAAGCCAAAAATTATATTTCAGATGATTTTCTGATTCGACAACTATATTATCCATATAGATTATGGAGTAATAAAATAGGGAAACGTGTTCGTCCAATATTCTTGACGTATTCAAATGGTATTTTCCATTTGAGAGAATATGAATTTGTTACGCCTGAATTATATAATTCCATCCGATTAATACAACATAAAAAATATGCAGTTCAAGAAGGAGGAATTAATGTTGAGAATATACAGAATATTTTGGATAGTATTCAAGTTGTAAAAGAACCTGAGTTGCCTTTCCCTCAAGCCGATAGCTTTGAACGAGTAATTAATCTTTGCGAGCTATTAAAACAAAAAGGATTTATTTGTAAAGATGATATTACGCAAAATTATGACTTTGATCACAGACAAACTGATTATTATTCAAATGCGGCAAAGTATTTAGGATTAGTAGAGGTTGTTCGTGAGAATCAACAAATAGGGTGCATTCTAACTCGTAATGGCTCTCGTATATTTAATCTGCCCATTATTGAACGGCAATTGGAATTTGTAAAACTTATATTGGCACATACGGCATTTCAAAACACCTTGAAACTGTATTTTGATAAAGGCAATGTTCCAACAAAGGGCGAGGTCGTTGAAATAATGAAAAGTGCAAAATTGTATAATATTGATTCTGAACAAACATATAAACGAAGGGCATCTACTGTTATATCTTGGATAAATTGGATATTAGAACTAATAGAGTAA